From the genome of Nasonia vitripennis strain AsymCx chromosome 1, Nvit_psr_1.1, whole genome shotgun sequence, one region includes:
- the LOC100119188 gene encoding turripeptide Pal9.2, with amino-acid sequence MFKQTACLALCVLLLVMIANTEAESEPKRCGCKVTKEYKPVCGTDNHTYDNWRKLACKNKCEGTNITVNYNGVCAGDTSED; translated from the exons atgttcaaacaAACGGCCTGTCTGGCGCTTTGCG tGCTCCTGCTGGTGATGATCGCGAATACCGAAGCCGAGAGTGAGCCAAAACGATGCGGCTGCAAAGTTACCAAAGAGTACAAGCCAGTTTGCGGCACCGACAACCACACCTACGACAACTGGCGCAAGCTCGCTTGCAAGAACAAATGCGAGGGGACGA ACATCACGGTGAATTACAACGGCGTGTGCGCGGGAGACACGAGCGAGGACTGA